One region of Culex pipiens pallens isolate TS chromosome 2, TS_CPP_V2, whole genome shotgun sequence genomic DNA includes:
- the LOC120421268 gene encoding uncharacterized protein LOC120421268 isoform X1: protein MLFLWMILSFGYSLGFDFIERHPGESLLFPDERTSLNDCHLRYYKYSQFWRNPGYNGVPARLFEFAHMGAIGWTMPPDSSIDWRCGGSLITGRFVLTAAHCAVDSRNSPPDVVRFGDLDIFGPDGDEYAQQLGIAEIIRHPEHRFLAYYNDIALVKLVGSVSIGKSVAPACLWPDMEVRFTNMDAVGWGRVGFGKKIILKARTFVKIFLCIQAGNQSPVLLKMAQSPMLHEKCAMVYNNETIRKLRSGLHEHHICASDVLTDTCEGDSGGPLQVKLMHNFRETPFVVAVTSFGLPCGTSNPGVYTRVAPYLDWIVATMQDRGERVDDQTFNTTACARRYVSLRDPYEGVVQHRNETYVDVNYSSQHMLLDVELPPYIAKLGWAAGSTGADYCYGVIVDEEIVLTVADCVEFMGKPVNRIITPEKIDVAAIYIHPEYKKGTSYNNIAILKLKNLLDFKSETTASCIWHDFKLPYERIQTIGVGRKDLVILPELAILPDPTQVTYRAKITAFNETSCHLSKASLASMRHGFAHELVCAGNDFFLVPEVCNLAIGGPLFGTRWHDDREYGYTFALAQFGRDCGFGEHLLATRLWSHIDWMKSVLLPGHHHASSRLLFLERDRQEGDPCKTEHGVDGRCVALGECFQSRVEFLNRTDKKFCSSTEVVCCPLDVIVKKKKAVNRRTELEECQQIVSKLNVLSPYGFMVEIGSEFDDKFRCLGSIIATQTIVTTRSCLGNSIPTKVRFLTNVNSTIQVENVTFHDLYNASDSSFDIALLELETPIIWSPQLYPACLWMNKTHTPMITRMLFMDDDQVSVQMIQAKYNSDCQRVHPRELHRSQLCAKEVWDEPVCRKSGDVLVSQTATGPSYLVGLALHEDGCSGWDYGTFTRISMLVDWISGNM, encoded by the exons ATGCTATTTCTATGGATGATTCTTTCGTTTGGTTACTCGCTGGGTTTTG ATTTCATCGAGAGACACCCCGGGGAATCGCTGCTTTTTCCCGATGAGCGCACTAGTCTAAATG ATTGCCACCTGCGATACTACAAGTACAGCCAGTTCTGGCGCAATCCCGGCTACAATGGTGTGCCGGCGCGTCTGTTTGAGTTTGCCCACATGGGAGCGATCGGGTGGACTATGCCGCCGGACAGCAGTATCGATTGGCGCTGCGGAGGATCACTGATTACGGGCCGGTTTGTGCTTACGGCGGCCCACTGTGCTGTCGATTCCAG AAACTCTCCGCCGGATGTGGTGAGATTTGGAGATTTGGACATCTTTGGACCGGATGGTGACGAGTATGCTCAACAGCTGGGGATTGCGGAAATAATACGTCATCCGGAGCACCGGTTTTTGGCGTATTACAATGATATTGCACTCGTCAAGCTGGTTGGTTCTGTATC AATCGGGAAATCGGTTGCCCCAGCTTGCTTATGGCCGGATATGGAAGTTCGGTTCACCAATATGGACGCCGTGGGTTGGGGTCGAGTAggatttggtaaaaaaataatcttaaaagcCAGGACGTTTGTCAAGATATTTCTTTGCATTCAAGCTGGAAATCAATCACCCGTTCTGTTGAAGATGGCTCAATCTCCCATGTTACACGAGAAGTGCGCAATGGTGTATAACAATGAAACAATTAGAAAGCTGCGATCCGGTCTCCACGAACATCACATCTGTGCATCGGATGTTCTAACGGACACGTGCGAA GGAGATTCCGGCGGACCATTGCAGGTCAAGTTGATGCACAACTTCCGGGAGACGCCATTCGTCGTAGCGGTTACCTCGTTTGGATTACCGTGCGGGACTTCAAATCCAGGCGTTTACACCAGGGTGGCCCCTTACCTGGACTGGATCGTGGCCACCATGCAGGATCGTGGAGAACGCGTAGACGACCAAACGTTCAATACGACTGCGTGTGCACGGCGATACGTTAGTTTGCGAGATCCGTACGAAGGAGTGGTACAGCACCGGAATGAAACGTATGTCGATGTCAACTATTCGAGTCAACACATGTTGCTGGACGTCGAGTTGCCTCCGTATATTGCTAAACTTGGTTGGGCAGCAGGATCAACGGGAGCGGATTACTGCTATGGGGTGATCGTTGATGAAGAAATCGTCCTGACCGTGGCGGATTGTGTGGAATTCATGGG aAAACCGGTAAATCGAATAATAACACCGGAGAAGATTGATGTGGCAGCGATTTATATCCACCCTGAATACAAAAAGGGAACCAGTTATAACAATATCGCTATTTTAAAGTTGAAGAACTTGTTGGATTTCAAATCTGAAACAACAGCGTCCTGTATTTGGCACGATTTCAAGCTACCATATGAACGGATTCAAACTATCGGAGTCGGTCGCAAGGATTTGGTAATCTTGCCAGAACTAGCAATACTCCCAGATCCAACGCAAGTAACATACAGAGCGAAGATAACCGCCTTCAATGAGACCAGTTGTCACTTGTCCAAGGCCAGTCTAGCCAGCATGCGGCATGGATTTGCGCACGAGCTTGTCTGCGCAGGCAACGACTTCTTCCTGGTACCCGAGGTGTGCAATCTGGCCATCGGCGGACCACTCTTCGGCACTCGGTGGCACGACGATCGAGAGTACGGCTATACCTTTGCGCTGGCCCAGTTCGGCCGAGACTGTGGCTTCGGCGAACATCTGTTAGCGACCCGGTTGTGGAGTCACATAGACTGGATGAAGTCGGTACTGTTGCCCGGACATCACCATGCTAGCAGTAGGTTGCTGTTTCTGGAACGGGATCGCCAAGAGGGTGATCCTTGCAAGACCGAGCACGGCGTCGATGGACGTTGCGTTGCCTTGGGAGAATGCTTTCAAAGTCGAGTGGAGTTTTTAAACCGGACAGATAAAAAGTTTTGCTCGTCGACAGAGGTCGTCTGCTGTCCTCTGGATGTGATCGTAAAAAAGAAGAAAGCTGTTAATCGTCGAACGGAACTGGAGGAGTGCCAGCAGATTGTGAGTAAATTAAACGTATTGAGTCCGTACGGATTCATGGTTGAGATCGGATCGGAGTTCGATGACAAGTTTCGATGTTTAGGATCAATTATCGCCACTCAAACTATCGTTACGACTAGAAGTTGTTTGGGTAACAGTATCCCAACAAAGGTTAGATTTTTGACAAACGTAAACAGCACAATACAGGTGGAAAACGTAACTTTTCACGATCTCTACAACGCTAGTGACTCAAGCTTCGACATCGCATTACTCGAGCTCGAAACTCCGATTATCTGGAGTCCTCAACTGTATCCAGCCTGCCTTTGGATGAACAAAACTCACACTCCTATGATCACGAGAATGCTTTTTATGG ATGACGATCAAGTTTCCGTCCAGATGATCCAGGCCAAGTACAACTCAGACTGCCAACGGGTTCACCCGAGGGAGCTGCACCGATCGCAGCTTTGTGCGAAGGAGGTATGGGACGAACCGGTTTGCCGGAAGTCGGGTGATGTACTGGTGTCGCAAACTGCGACCGGCCCTAGCTATCTGGTGGGACTGGCTTTGCACGAGGATGGTTGCTCGGGATGGGACTACGGAACGTTCACCAGGATATCTATGCTGGTTGATTGGATCAGTGGGAACATGTGa
- the LOC120421269 gene encoding uncharacterized protein LOC120421269, translating to MMKPIAFTLIACVLGRVSAFRHPGESQFIANERTNLDDCRQRFFQYFYASDPFGISGLPARLYEFAHMGAIGWSQPNGTVDWRCGGSLIWDNFVLTAAHCAIDYRNVPPDVVRFGDLNIFTEEGDEYAQQIVIAKFVRHPGHRFSSHYHDIALIRLERNVTINETVLPACLWTDMEVRFKRMDAVGWGKVGFSGEQSPELLKMGLSPVSNEECGKVFNKETNRRLRAGLQEHHICASDEKADTCEGDSGGPLQVKLMHNMRETPFIVGVTSFGLPCSPENPGVYTRVASYVDWIVDTMQNHGAVVDDQTFNTTICALRHAPLREYYAGIVTERNGTKATIDVFQKHLTDVADLPSFIAKLDHENCYGVIVDEETVLTTADCAGYKGKRIRRIVLPEQIDISTTHIHPGYTKGSSDNNIAILKLERLLDFSSDASAACIWHGTELPNDTLRTVGFGRSDLNTEHFYEGLNPTTKFRTSKVTAQNKTNCRISAEHLPFLKRGPTPEHICVGNDFFLVPEVCNLAVGGPLYSSIYESNFRHNFAYGLAQFGRDCGYGEHLIATRLSSHVEWLKSVLLPKHRQVDSDSLIFSDPDLHDGDRCYVEAEQEGRCVPLAKCTDSFQSFIAQSNVKFCSTTSVICCPLDIIESNEQRDLQSDLDDCPSIVNQLEPSDEDGILVRFGWDAGDRYEIGCLGSIITASVVVTTVSCLGPNKPDVVQLLADIEDDLFLIEDVLLHESYNKTVGSNDIALVKIKESLTWSASIYPACLWMNNTHTPLVMRMIFEDDDNLDHGKIIARYNSDCQRTHPSPLHPSQLCGRTPRRDSVCRNASDVLISQPTEGGVTYLVGMAQHEEQCSSWRHGTFTRISALVGWIKRNVLNLDRWNT from the exons ATGATGAAGCCGATAGCATTTACTCTAATTGCTTGTGTACTTGGAAGAG TTTCAGCCTTCAGACATCCAGGAGAGTCACAATTTATagcaaacgaacgtaccaattTAGATG ATTGCCGCCAGCGCTTCTTCCAGTACTTTTACGCGTCGGATCCGTTTGGAATCAGTGGCCTTCCGGCGCGTTTGTATGAGTTTGCCCACATGGGAGCGATTGGCTGGAGCCAGCCGAATGGGACCGTAGACTGGCGATGTGGCGGATCGTTGATATGGGACAATTTTGTGCTAACGGCGGCGCACTGTGCGATCGACTACCGGAATGTTCCCCCGGATGTGGTTAGATTCGgtgatttgaacatttttactgAAGAGGGTGATGAATATGCGCAGCAAATCGTGATCGCCAAGTTTGTCCGTCATCCGGGACATCGATTCTCGTCACATTACCACGATATCGCACTTATACGGTTGGAGCGGAATGTAAC AATCAACGAAACGGTTCTTCCAGCTTGTCTCTGGACGGATATGGAAGTTCGGTTCAAACGAATGGATGCTGTTGGATGGGGCAAAGTTGGATTTT CTGGTGAGCAATCTCCAGAGCTGCTGAAGATGGGTCTTTCGCCAGTATCCAATGAAGAATGTGGAAAGGTATTCAACAAAGAAACCAATAGAAGACTACGGGCGGGCCTTCAAGAGCATCATATTTGCGCATCGGATGAGAAGGCAGATACTTGCGAG GGTGACTCCGGAGGACCACTGCAGGTCAAGCTAATGCACAACATGAGAGAGACCCCGTTTATCGTGGGAGTTACCTCGTTTGGACTGCCATGTTCTCCGGAAAATCCCGGAGTGTACACCCGGGTGGCCTCCTATGTAGACTGGATCGTGGACACGATGCAGAACCACGGTGCCGTCGTGGATGACCAAACATTTAACACGACCATTTGTGCCCTTCGTCATGCTCCCCTTAGGGAGTATTACGCTGGGATTGTGACAGAACGGAACGGTACCAAAGCGACGATCGATGTTTTTCAGAAGCATTTGACTGATGTGGCCGACTTGCCGTCGTTTATTGCAAAACTTGATCATGAAAACTGTTACGGAGTCATTGTAGACGAAGAAACTGTTTTGACGACAGCTGATTGCGCTGGGTATAAAGG taAACGAATCAGGCGGATTGTTCTCCCAGAGCAAATCGACATATCAACAACTCACATACATCCTGGATATACTAAAGGCAGCAGCGATAACAACATTGCAATCTTGAAATTGGAAAGACTGTTAGATTTTAGTTCAGATGCATCTGCCGCATGCATTTGGCATGGGACCGAGCTACCGAACGACACATTAAGAACTGTTGGTTTTGGTAGAAGCGATCTCAATACAGAACATTTTTACGAAGGACTAA ATCCAACCACAAAATTTCGGACTTCGAAAGTAACCGCGCAGAATAAGACTAACTGTCGGATATCCGCCGAGCATTTACCTTTTCTAAAACGTGGCCCAACTCCGGAACACATTTGCGTTGGTAACGATTTCTTTCTGGTGCCGGAAGTGTGTAATCTTGCCGTCGGGGGACCTTTGTATAGTTCGATATACGAGAGTAATTTCCGTCATAATTTTGCATACGGACTCGCTCAGTTCGGTAGAGATTGTGGTTATGGAGAACATCTGATAGCAACTCGACTTTCGAGCCATGTGGAGTGGTTGAAGTCGGTACTGTTACCTAAGCATAGACAAGTTGATAGTGATTCGCTGATCTTTTCGGATCCAGATCTTCACGATGGAGATCGGTGCTATGTAGAAGCTGAACAGGAAGGACGATGCGTTCCACTGGCGAAGTGTACTGATAGTTTTCAGAGCTTTATCGCGCAGAGTAATGTGAAGTTTTGTTCTACAACGAGTGTCATCTGCTGTCCTTTGGATATTATCGAAAGTAACGAGCAACGAGATCTGCAATCAGATTTAGACGATTGTCCTTCCATTGTGAATCAGTTGGAGCCTTCTGATGAAGATGGAATATTGGTACGTTTTGGATGGGATGCCGGAGATAGGTATGAAATCGGATGCCTGGGATCGATCATAACTGCTAGCGTGGTAGTTACAACTGTGAGTTGTTTGGGACCAAATAAGCCGGACGTTGTTCAACTGCTGGCAGATATTGAAGatgatttgtttttgatagagGATGTGCTCCTCCACGAATCGTATAATAAAACCGTCGGTAGCAACGACATTGCCCTGGTCAAGATTAAAGAATCGCTCACGTGGAGTGCGTCAATATATCCAGCGTGCCTCTGGATGAACAATACGCATACTCCACTTGTTATGAGAATGATCTTTGAAG ACGATGACAACCTGGATCATGGCAAGATCATAGCCAGGTACAACTCGGACTGCCAAAGAACTCACCCAAGCCCGCTGCACCCGTCTCAGCTGTGTGGTCGAACGCCAAGGCGTGATTCCGTGTGCCGCAATGCAAGTGATGTGCTGATATCGCAGCCCACCGAAGGTGGAGTTACTTATCTGGTTGGGATGGCACAGCATGAGGAACAGTGCAGCTCATGGCGGCACGGGACGTTTACCCGGATTTCGGCGTTAGTTGGGTGGATCAAACGAAACGTTTTGAATCTGGACAGGTGGAATACTTGA
- the LOC120421268 gene encoding uncharacterized protein LOC120421268 isoform X2, producing the protein MLFLWMILSFGYSLGFDFIERHPGESLLFPDERTSLNDCHLRYYKYSQFWRNPGYNGVPARLFEFAHMGAIGWTMPPDSSIDWRCGGSLITGRFVLTAAHCAVDSRNSPPDVVRFGDLDIFGPDGDEYAQQLGIAEIIRHPEHRFLAYYNDIALVKLVGSVSIGKSVAPACLWPDMEVRFTNMDAVGWGRVGFAGNQSPVLLKMAQSPMLHEKCAMVYNNETIRKLRSGLHEHHICASDVLTDTCEGDSGGPLQVKLMHNFRETPFVVAVTSFGLPCGTSNPGVYTRVAPYLDWIVATMQDRGERVDDQTFNTTACARRYVSLRDPYEGVVQHRNETYVDVNYSSQHMLLDVELPPYIAKLGWAAGSTGADYCYGVIVDEEIVLTVADCVEFMGKPVNRIITPEKIDVAAIYIHPEYKKGTSYNNIAILKLKNLLDFKSETTASCIWHDFKLPYERIQTIGVGRKDLVILPELAILPDPTQVTYRAKITAFNETSCHLSKASLASMRHGFAHELVCAGNDFFLVPEVCNLAIGGPLFGTRWHDDREYGYTFALAQFGRDCGFGEHLLATRLWSHIDWMKSVLLPGHHHASSRLLFLERDRQEGDPCKTEHGVDGRCVALGECFQSRVEFLNRTDKKFCSSTEVVCCPLDVIVKKKKAVNRRTELEECQQIVSKLNVLSPYGFMVEIGSEFDDKFRCLGSIIATQTIVTTRSCLGNSIPTKVRFLTNVNSTIQVENVTFHDLYNASDSSFDIALLELETPIIWSPQLYPACLWMNKTHTPMITRMLFMDDDQVSVQMIQAKYNSDCQRVHPRELHRSQLCAKEVWDEPVCRKSGDVLVSQTATGPSYLVGLALHEDGCSGWDYGTFTRISMLVDWISGNM; encoded by the exons ATGCTATTTCTATGGATGATTCTTTCGTTTGGTTACTCGCTGGGTTTTG ATTTCATCGAGAGACACCCCGGGGAATCGCTGCTTTTTCCCGATGAGCGCACTAGTCTAAATG ATTGCCACCTGCGATACTACAAGTACAGCCAGTTCTGGCGCAATCCCGGCTACAATGGTGTGCCGGCGCGTCTGTTTGAGTTTGCCCACATGGGAGCGATCGGGTGGACTATGCCGCCGGACAGCAGTATCGATTGGCGCTGCGGAGGATCACTGATTACGGGCCGGTTTGTGCTTACGGCGGCCCACTGTGCTGTCGATTCCAG AAACTCTCCGCCGGATGTGGTGAGATTTGGAGATTTGGACATCTTTGGACCGGATGGTGACGAGTATGCTCAACAGCTGGGGATTGCGGAAATAATACGTCATCCGGAGCACCGGTTTTTGGCGTATTACAATGATATTGCACTCGTCAAGCTGGTTGGTTCTGTATC AATCGGGAAATCGGTTGCCCCAGCTTGCTTATGGCCGGATATGGAAGTTCGGTTCACCAATATGGACGCCGTGGGTTGGGGTCGAGTAggatttg CTGGAAATCAATCACCCGTTCTGTTGAAGATGGCTCAATCTCCCATGTTACACGAGAAGTGCGCAATGGTGTATAACAATGAAACAATTAGAAAGCTGCGATCCGGTCTCCACGAACATCACATCTGTGCATCGGATGTTCTAACGGACACGTGCGAA GGAGATTCCGGCGGACCATTGCAGGTCAAGTTGATGCACAACTTCCGGGAGACGCCATTCGTCGTAGCGGTTACCTCGTTTGGATTACCGTGCGGGACTTCAAATCCAGGCGTTTACACCAGGGTGGCCCCTTACCTGGACTGGATCGTGGCCACCATGCAGGATCGTGGAGAACGCGTAGACGACCAAACGTTCAATACGACTGCGTGTGCACGGCGATACGTTAGTTTGCGAGATCCGTACGAAGGAGTGGTACAGCACCGGAATGAAACGTATGTCGATGTCAACTATTCGAGTCAACACATGTTGCTGGACGTCGAGTTGCCTCCGTATATTGCTAAACTTGGTTGGGCAGCAGGATCAACGGGAGCGGATTACTGCTATGGGGTGATCGTTGATGAAGAAATCGTCCTGACCGTGGCGGATTGTGTGGAATTCATGGG aAAACCGGTAAATCGAATAATAACACCGGAGAAGATTGATGTGGCAGCGATTTATATCCACCCTGAATACAAAAAGGGAACCAGTTATAACAATATCGCTATTTTAAAGTTGAAGAACTTGTTGGATTTCAAATCTGAAACAACAGCGTCCTGTATTTGGCACGATTTCAAGCTACCATATGAACGGATTCAAACTATCGGAGTCGGTCGCAAGGATTTGGTAATCTTGCCAGAACTAGCAATACTCCCAGATCCAACGCAAGTAACATACAGAGCGAAGATAACCGCCTTCAATGAGACCAGTTGTCACTTGTCCAAGGCCAGTCTAGCCAGCATGCGGCATGGATTTGCGCACGAGCTTGTCTGCGCAGGCAACGACTTCTTCCTGGTACCCGAGGTGTGCAATCTGGCCATCGGCGGACCACTCTTCGGCACTCGGTGGCACGACGATCGAGAGTACGGCTATACCTTTGCGCTGGCCCAGTTCGGCCGAGACTGTGGCTTCGGCGAACATCTGTTAGCGACCCGGTTGTGGAGTCACATAGACTGGATGAAGTCGGTACTGTTGCCCGGACATCACCATGCTAGCAGTAGGTTGCTGTTTCTGGAACGGGATCGCCAAGAGGGTGATCCTTGCAAGACCGAGCACGGCGTCGATGGACGTTGCGTTGCCTTGGGAGAATGCTTTCAAAGTCGAGTGGAGTTTTTAAACCGGACAGATAAAAAGTTTTGCTCGTCGACAGAGGTCGTCTGCTGTCCTCTGGATGTGATCGTAAAAAAGAAGAAAGCTGTTAATCGTCGAACGGAACTGGAGGAGTGCCAGCAGATTGTGAGTAAATTAAACGTATTGAGTCCGTACGGATTCATGGTTGAGATCGGATCGGAGTTCGATGACAAGTTTCGATGTTTAGGATCAATTATCGCCACTCAAACTATCGTTACGACTAGAAGTTGTTTGGGTAACAGTATCCCAACAAAGGTTAGATTTTTGACAAACGTAAACAGCACAATACAGGTGGAAAACGTAACTTTTCACGATCTCTACAACGCTAGTGACTCAAGCTTCGACATCGCATTACTCGAGCTCGAAACTCCGATTATCTGGAGTCCTCAACTGTATCCAGCCTGCCTTTGGATGAACAAAACTCACACTCCTATGATCACGAGAATGCTTTTTATGG ATGACGATCAAGTTTCCGTCCAGATGATCCAGGCCAAGTACAACTCAGACTGCCAACGGGTTCACCCGAGGGAGCTGCACCGATCGCAGCTTTGTGCGAAGGAGGTATGGGACGAACCGGTTTGCCGGAAGTCGGGTGATGTACTGGTGTCGCAAACTGCGACCGGCCCTAGCTATCTGGTGGGACTGGCTTTGCACGAGGATGGTTGCTCGGGATGGGACTACGGAACGTTCACCAGGATATCTATGCTGGTTGATTGGATCAGTGGGAACATGTGa